The following are encoded in a window of Roseimicrobium gellanilyticum genomic DNA:
- a CDS encoding DUF1800 family protein — protein MTRPSLSGLLGVTTALGLAVSSVQASTDFNNDGYDDVWQHRFSVTVSSFPLASDYDGDGYTNQAESVAGTDPRNSLDCLNITDAVLSGSNIQLSLKTLTGKLYTLESSAAPNGPTWTAEGSAITGNGSTQTFTVASGTGSKYYRVRAADKDTDGDGVSDWAEALMGTNPSLANSPSNASGGVASDSEVIRSMMSFTTSVITANAYEKESINARIRLTRTYGTMPLTLSMTGSGNTVATKGSADPSDYTFKNGSGAAISSTFTVPSGATTFDLQVVPVLDSLNEVPEMRRFTFRRISGSVTTPIGATQSIHVRDATNTAANRRLFVAYLGREGGAITTATGLATLLLNGDNTVGEVNSTFSNLTSAQSASHLHAAPATDSQASGPIVESLPLGQVTSHLYDVQAEAVASWATDQAALNALFSGYIYINVHTSNYGSGEIRGNLTLSSGSTEPPTPPAPPTYGSPQWPALAGAELDRDIVRFLSQATFGATPESIQEVKSLIAANGNNAISGYTAWINRQMNLTQTPSPSLTKLVQAADIEEFILRNNKPINAGNDPQFGGSSFSWNGTSRTWVASTIHNNNYPVQNNRRREWWTLVLQSQDQLRQRMALALSEIVVVSENDGTVRNYHYGLSQYWDMLAQNAFGNYRTILEEVTYHPIMGIYLSHLKNQKATGTISPDENYAREIMQLFSIGLVQRHLDGSLKLGTNGLPVSTYDQTDITELARVMTGLSFGQRHASVTGTPTYPNPSTQQIGTLGDNTSFFQGNGVRFWQGQWMNRMKMFDAYHDFNAKVLFNGKIGQKNIPARTNNTTPESEGNADVTDALNALAGNPSASSYDGHPNTPVFIARLLIQRFTTSNPSSGYLHRVATKYKDTKGNLGEVIKSILLDYEARTLSIAENTVTAGKGKEPILHFAAMMRALKCYTGTPLVNLTTMPVTFTTTQSPITTPYEMAEYSKFPANSVRFRFFDTQSSVMQSPQRPPSVFNWFLPDYVVPGPLAAAGLVAPELQVATESNVVNVINAHYNIIFASYPPTAKSGRGLDDYVNISQYQTGAGVQLAVPQYGVDKGYFSATQFNTATGQPNDINNQKDNLIPKWDEWIALYTTTYTTTLTAQYAPNPVPATPGTTQKQAAHAEAVKVIVDQCDALLSSGYLKAKFGSSASANPRKAIIDGLNLIAANNRHTSDATNFTNDARTRCRNALYLVVTTPQALVLK, from the coding sequence AACAACGATGGGTACGACGACGTCTGGCAGCATCGCTTCTCCGTCACGGTATCGAGTTTCCCTCTTGCCAGCGACTATGATGGTGACGGATACACCAACCAGGCGGAGAGCGTCGCGGGCACCGACCCACGAAACTCCCTCGACTGCCTGAACATCACCGACGCAGTCCTTTCCGGGTCCAACATCCAGCTGTCACTCAAGACGCTCACCGGGAAATTGTACACCTTGGAGAGCAGTGCCGCGCCAAACGGGCCAACGTGGACAGCAGAAGGAAGTGCAATCACAGGCAATGGGTCCACACAGACGTTCACCGTAGCCTCAGGCACGGGCTCGAAGTACTACCGTGTGCGGGCCGCAGACAAGGACACAGACGGCGATGGTGTGTCTGATTGGGCAGAAGCATTGATGGGAACCAATCCCTCTCTGGCGAACTCACCGAGCAATGCCTCGGGAGGCGTTGCCAGCGACAGTGAAGTCATCCGCAGTATGATGTCTTTTACGACGAGCGTGATCACCGCCAACGCGTACGAGAAGGAAAGCATCAATGCCCGCATCCGGCTCACCAGAACCTACGGCACGATGCCGCTGACGTTGAGCATGACCGGGTCGGGAAACACGGTGGCTACAAAAGGCTCCGCCGATCCAAGCGACTACACCTTCAAGAATGGATCTGGAGCGGCGATCTCCAGCACCTTCACCGTTCCCAGCGGAGCGACGACCTTCGATCTGCAGGTGGTCCCGGTATTGGATAGCCTGAACGAGGTACCCGAAATGCGACGCTTCACTTTCCGGCGGATTTCCGGCAGCGTGACTACACCAATTGGCGCCACCCAGTCGATTCACGTCCGCGATGCCACCAACACAGCCGCGAACCGAAGGCTGTTCGTCGCCTATCTGGGCCGTGAAGGAGGCGCCATCACCACTGCCACCGGTCTGGCCACGCTGCTGCTCAATGGAGACAACACCGTGGGTGAGGTGAACTCCACCTTCAGCAACCTGACCTCCGCCCAGAGTGCCTCACACCTGCATGCCGCACCAGCCACGGATTCACAGGCGAGTGGCCCGATTGTGGAAAGCCTGCCTCTGGGCCAGGTCACAAGCCACCTCTATGACGTGCAGGCGGAAGCGGTGGCCTCATGGGCAACCGACCAGGCGGCACTCAACGCGTTATTCAGCGGCTATATCTATATCAACGTCCACACCTCCAACTACGGCAGCGGTGAGATCCGCGGGAACCTCACCTTGAGTTCCGGTTCCACGGAGCCGCCCACACCGCCTGCTCCGCCGACCTACGGAAGCCCACAGTGGCCAGCCCTTGCGGGTGCGGAGTTGGATCGGGACATTGTGCGCTTCTTGAGCCAGGCGACGTTCGGCGCCACACCGGAAAGCATCCAGGAGGTGAAGAGCCTTATCGCAGCCAATGGAAACAACGCCATCTCAGGCTACACCGCCTGGATCAACCGGCAGATGAACCTGACGCAGACCCCGTCACCCTCGCTGACAAAGCTGGTGCAGGCTGCCGATATTGAGGAATTCATCCTGCGCAATAACAAGCCCATCAATGCGGGCAATGATCCGCAGTTCGGAGGTTCATCCTTCTCGTGGAATGGCACGAGCCGCACCTGGGTGGCCAGCACGATCCACAACAACAACTACCCCGTGCAGAACAACCGGCGCCGCGAGTGGTGGACACTGGTGCTCCAGAGCCAGGACCAGCTCCGCCAGCGCATGGCCCTTGCCCTCAGTGAAATCGTGGTGGTCTCCGAGAACGACGGCACGGTACGCAACTATCACTACGGCCTCTCCCAATACTGGGACATGCTCGCCCAAAATGCCTTTGGCAACTACCGCACCATTCTTGAGGAGGTGACCTACCACCCCATCATGGGCATCTATCTGAGCCACCTGAAGAATCAGAAGGCCACAGGCACCATCAGCCCGGATGAGAACTATGCGCGTGAAATCATGCAGCTCTTCTCCATCGGCCTGGTGCAACGCCACCTTGATGGAAGCCTCAAGCTTGGCACCAATGGACTGCCCGTCTCCACCTATGACCAGACAGACATCACTGAGCTGGCCCGGGTGATGACCGGCCTGAGCTTTGGCCAGCGTCACGCGAGCGTCACCGGCACGCCCACCTACCCCAACCCCTCCACCCAGCAGATTGGGACTCTCGGGGATAATACCAGCTTCTTCCAGGGAAACGGGGTCCGCTTCTGGCAGGGACAGTGGATGAACCGCATGAAGATGTTTGACGCGTACCACGACTTCAACGCCAAGGTGCTGTTCAACGGAAAGATTGGCCAGAAGAACATCCCGGCACGCACCAACAACACCACTCCGGAATCTGAAGGCAATGCAGACGTGACGGATGCGCTGAACGCACTGGCAGGCAATCCTTCGGCGAGCTCGTATGACGGCCACCCCAATACGCCGGTGTTCATCGCGCGCCTGTTGATTCAGCGATTCACCACGTCGAATCCCAGCTCGGGCTACCTCCATCGCGTCGCCACCAAGTACAAAGATACGAAGGGAAATCTCGGTGAAGTCATCAAGAGCATCTTGCTGGACTATGAGGCCCGGACTCTTTCCATTGCGGAGAATACTGTCACCGCCGGCAAGGGCAAGGAGCCCATCCTTCACTTCGCAGCGATGATGCGCGCCCTGAAGTGCTACACCGGAACGCCGCTCGTGAATCTGACGACCATGCCCGTCACTTTCACGACCACCCAATCCCCGATAACCACTCCCTATGAGATGGCGGAGTACAGCAAGTTCCCGGCGAATTCCGTACGGTTCAGGTTCTTCGACACGCAGTCATCCGTCATGCAGTCACCGCAACGTCCACCGAGTGTCTTCAACTGGTTCCTGCCGGATTATGTGGTCCCGGGTCCGCTGGCGGCAGCCGGACTGGTAGCGCCGGAGCTGCAGGTGGCCACCGAATCCAATGTGGTGAACGTGATCAACGCGCACTACAATATCATCTTCGCCTCCTATCCACCCACGGCGAAGTCCGGCCGAGGCCTGGATGACTATGTGAATATCTCGCAATACCAGACGGGAGCCGGGGTGCAGCTGGCGGTGCCGCAATACGGCGTGGACAAGGGTTACTTCTCGGCCACGCAATTCAACACGGCGACCGGCCAGCCCAATGATATCAACAACCAGAAGGACAACCTCATTCCCAAGTGGGACGAATGGATCGCGCTCTACACCACGACCTACACGACCACGCTCACTGCACAGTACGCGCCAAATCCGGTGCCTGCCACCCCCGGCACCACCCAGAAGCAGGCCGCTCACGCGGAAGCGGTGAAGGTCATTGTGGACCAATGTGACGCCCTCCTGTCCTCGGGCTATCTGAAGGCAAAATTCGGCAGCAGCGCGTCGGCCAATCCGCGGAAGGCCATCATCGATGGGCTGAACCTCATCGCCGCCAACAATCGTCACACCTCTGATGCGACGAACTTCACCAATGATGCGCGAACCCGGTGCCGGAACGCCCTCTACCTGGTGGTTACCACCCCGCAGGCCCTCGTCCTCAAATAA
- a CDS encoding DUF1501 domain-containing protein, translated as MNLVFRRKNGPSRRQFLVQTGCSAMGITSMVNTLAHLKLMQGALNAQSPGSGYRALVCVFLNGGNDSNNMLIPYSGTARTDYQNGRGMLTIPTNNANAALNVLPINATNVAACDPLGGYLGTFGVHPKLTHIKTLFDAGDAAFISGVGTLTYPGITRASYPTAPKPPQLYSHSDQQVQWQSSIPDRPFTSGWGGRIADLLDPVHNPSSGNASMSVSIAGVNSFQVSPTGVVAPYVMTSSGVVSFAGYGTNYASAVTNPGILFQASNYKTGEQGRRLQAFENILQMTHASLMENAYNGVAMNARMTEGMVGSALQVTAGSTSTTSTLDSYFTNAFAGSGYNVNNDFTNQMKLVARLIAGRAALGNNRQIFFVQQGGYDTHIAQIPSGSNTAGHTGLMNNLNCTLKGFADALKGAEVGNMWDNVTAFTASDFTRTFTANKTDATAGSDHAWGGHALVMGGSVKGARVYGKFPVLKLGNSGDPNTIDATGSSGRWIPSISVDQYASVLARWLGVGDSALDDIFPNLSRFVTIPNIISGNMDFLSA; from the coding sequence ATGAACCTCGTCTTTCGTCGTAAGAACGGTCCCAGCCGCCGTCAGTTCCTTGTGCAAACCGGCTGCTCCGCGATGGGTATCACCAGCATGGTGAATACCCTGGCGCATCTCAAGCTGATGCAGGGCGCGCTGAATGCCCAGAGTCCGGGTAGTGGCTACCGTGCGCTGGTATGCGTGTTCCTGAATGGAGGCAATGACTCCAACAACATGCTCATTCCCTACAGCGGCACCGCGCGTACGGACTACCAGAATGGCCGTGGTATGCTCACCATTCCCACGAACAATGCGAATGCTGCACTGAACGTGCTCCCCATCAATGCCACCAATGTCGCCGCCTGCGATCCACTGGGAGGATATCTGGGCACCTTTGGAGTGCATCCCAAGCTGACCCACATCAAGACGCTATTCGATGCGGGGGACGCCGCTTTCATCTCGGGGGTGGGCACCCTGACCTATCCCGGCATTACTCGTGCGTCCTACCCCACGGCCCCGAAGCCGCCCCAGCTCTACTCCCACTCGGACCAGCAAGTGCAGTGGCAGAGCTCGATTCCTGACCGTCCCTTCACGAGCGGATGGGGCGGCCGCATTGCGGACCTGCTCGATCCTGTCCATAATCCCAGCAGTGGCAATGCGTCCATGTCTGTCTCCATCGCCGGGGTGAACAGCTTCCAGGTGAGCCCCACCGGTGTGGTTGCGCCCTATGTGATGACCAGCAGCGGTGTCGTCAGCTTCGCCGGCTATGGCACCAACTACGCCAGCGCAGTCACCAATCCCGGCATCCTCTTCCAGGCCAGCAACTACAAGACCGGTGAGCAGGGACGTCGCCTGCAGGCGTTCGAGAACATCCTGCAGATGACCCACGCGAGCCTCATGGAGAATGCCTACAATGGCGTGGCCATGAATGCACGCATGACGGAAGGCATGGTGGGCTCTGCCCTGCAGGTCACGGCGGGCTCCACGTCCACCACCTCGACGCTGGACTCCTATTTCACCAATGCCTTTGCCGGGTCAGGCTACAATGTGAACAACGACTTCACCAACCAGATGAAGCTGGTGGCACGGCTCATCGCAGGTCGTGCCGCGCTGGGGAACAACCGGCAGATATTCTTCGTTCAGCAAGGTGGATACGACACGCACATCGCCCAAATTCCTTCGGGTAGCAACACCGCCGGTCACACCGGCCTGATGAACAATCTCAACTGCACGCTCAAAGGCTTCGCAGATGCGCTCAAGGGAGCAGAGGTGGGCAATATGTGGGACAACGTCACCGCCTTCACCGCGTCCGACTTCACACGCACCTTTACCGCAAACAAGACGGACGCCACCGCGGGGAGTGACCACGCGTGGGGCGGACACGCCCTGGTGATGGGTGGCTCCGTGAAAGGAGCCCGTGTCTACGGTAAATTCCCCGTGCTGAAACTCGGCAATAGTGGCGACCCAAACACCATCGACGCCACCGGCAGCAGTGGCCGCTGGATTCCCAGCATCTCAGTGGATCAATATGCCTCCGTGCTTGCCCGCTGGCTGGGCGTGGGTGATTCCGCCCTGGACGACATCTTCCCGAACCTCAGCCGGTTTGTGACGATTCCGAACATCATCTCAGGAAACATGGACTTCCTCAGCGCCTGA
- a CDS encoding metallophosphoesterase has translation MPIHVDSCSRRHFLSTSALLGGGLLTRFSLGAAADGDPESYALLSDTHISADPAKVLRETHLCDNLKAVVAEVKGRPKRAAAVFLSGDAALNDGQPGDYEQLLTQLSPLLGEGAPPLHIGLGNHDDRANFRAIVKPRGPATIESKHVALVEGRDVNWFLVDTLRFTNKVEGELGEEQRQWLNAALKAHADKPAIVVGHHNPQFPPAAQAENAEATQVKHTGIVDTELFVSLLESHRHVKAYIYGHTHNWSHQRRESGLHFINLPPVAYVFDKARPNGWVEVTTTPGKAVFKLHALSKTHPEEGATVELALGPTS, from the coding sequence ATGCCCATCCATGTTGACTCCTGCTCCCGTCGTCATTTCCTGAGCACCTCCGCCCTGCTGGGCGGCGGCCTGTTGACACGCTTCTCTTTGGGAGCGGCTGCGGATGGCGACCCTGAATCCTACGCGCTCCTCTCAGACACCCACATCTCCGCTGACCCTGCAAAGGTCCTGCGTGAAACCCATCTCTGCGACAACCTGAAGGCAGTCGTGGCTGAGGTGAAGGGCAGGCCCAAACGCGCAGCCGCTGTGTTCCTGAGCGGAGACGCGGCACTGAATGACGGACAGCCAGGCGACTACGAGCAGCTCCTCACACAACTCTCACCCCTGCTGGGTGAAGGAGCCCCGCCTCTTCACATCGGCCTGGGCAACCACGATGATCGCGCCAACTTCCGTGCCATCGTGAAGCCACGGGGCCCTGCCACCATCGAAAGCAAGCACGTGGCCCTGGTGGAGGGACGTGACGTGAACTGGTTCCTGGTGGACACACTCCGCTTCACCAACAAGGTCGAAGGCGAACTGGGCGAAGAACAGCGCCAGTGGCTGAACGCCGCCCTGAAGGCGCACGCGGACAAGCCAGCAATCGTGGTGGGCCATCACAATCCCCAGTTCCCACCCGCAGCGCAGGCTGAAAATGCAGAGGCCACCCAGGTAAAGCATACCGGCATCGTGGACACCGAACTCTTTGTGTCCCTGCTCGAATCCCATCGCCACGTGAAGGCCTACATCTACGGGCACACGCACAACTGGTCACACCAGCGACGCGAGTCAGGCCTGCACTTCATCAACCTGCCACCCGTTGCCTACGTGTTCGACAAGGCCCGGCCGAATGGCTGGGTCGAAGTGACCACGACTCCAGGCAAAGCCGTCTTCAAACTGCACGCGCTGAGCAAGACGCATCCCGAAGAAGGCGCCACAGTGGAGCTGGCGCTGGGACCAACCAGCTAA
- a CDS encoding DUF4105 domain-containing protein, giving the protein MKLLSRGLYWVLRVLLALVAIVAILWVTGALFYDSPWPALRKPLAIIWFLGAVVAWFWIRPRMISRVVVLVAMAAVLGWWLTLQPRDDRDWQEYMSQAPWAEVHGDVIILHNFRHTAYRTYTDYTPHWETRTVNLAKLTGIDIGMDYWGSEWIAHPVVSFQFSDTLPVAFSIETRREKPEGYSAIGGLYRQYELLYVVGDERDLFGIRAIHSPKNTMYLYRTKTTPEKARERFMEYINAMNKLKEHPRWYNAATTNCTTTVRTQRPMTNRTPWDWRILFNGKLDEMMYEQNAIATDGLPFPELKKSAAINEAARAVGDSPEFSRLIRESRPGFQ; this is encoded by the coding sequence ATGAAGCTCCTGTCTCGCGGTCTGTACTGGGTCCTGCGCGTGCTCCTGGCGCTGGTCGCCATCGTTGCCATCCTGTGGGTCACAGGCGCGCTCTTCTATGATTCTCCGTGGCCCGCGCTGCGCAAGCCGCTGGCCATCATTTGGTTCCTCGGCGCGGTGGTGGCATGGTTCTGGATTCGGCCCAGAATGATTTCACGCGTGGTGGTGCTGGTTGCCATGGCCGCAGTGCTGGGATGGTGGCTGACACTCCAGCCTCGCGATGATCGCGACTGGCAGGAATACATGTCCCAGGCCCCCTGGGCGGAGGTGCATGGCGACGTCATCATCCTGCACAACTTCCGCCATACAGCGTACCGCACGTACACGGACTACACACCCCACTGGGAGACCCGCACGGTGAACCTGGCCAAACTCACGGGCATCGACATTGGCATGGATTACTGGGGCTCCGAATGGATTGCCCACCCCGTGGTGAGCTTTCAGTTTTCCGATACTCTACCCGTGGCCTTTTCCATCGAGACCCGCCGGGAGAAGCCGGAGGGCTACTCCGCCATTGGAGGGCTCTACCGGCAGTATGAGCTGCTCTATGTGGTGGGAGATGAGCGCGACCTCTTCGGCATCCGCGCCATCCACAGTCCGAAGAACACGATGTACCTCTACCGCACGAAGACGACGCCTGAAAAGGCACGCGAGCGCTTCATGGAATACATCAATGCGATGAACAAGCTCAAGGAGCATCCACGCTGGTACAATGCCGCAACCACGAACTGTACCACCACAGTGCGCACCCAGCGCCCCATGACGAACCGCACTCCCTGGGACTGGCGCATCCTCTTCAACGGCAAGCTGGACGAGATGATGTATGAACAGAACGCCATCGCCACGGATGGCCTTCCCTTCCCCGAGCTGAAGAAGAGCGCCGCGATCAACGAGGCCGCACGCGCTGTGGGAGACAGTCCGGAGTTCTCACGACTCATCCGGGAATCAAGACCAGGCTTTCAATGA
- a CDS encoding dicarboxylate/amino acid:cation symporter, with amino-acid sequence MNAISAPAPNATVPPRKPWYRILYIQVLLGVFLGILTGYFFPESGKALKPLGDGFIKLVKMIIAPIIFCTVVHGVASMGDLKRLGRIGVKALVYFEVVSTIALLIGLLVVNVWKPGAGFNIDVTKLDASVGQGYAEKASHAASTTDFFLNMIPRSYFDAFASGDLLQVLLVATLTAFAVAALGEKGRPILRALAHGEKIFFGIMHIIVKVAPLAAFGAMAYTVGSHGIGSLQKLFSLMMAFYTTAIVFVIVVLGSIAWWCGFSIFRFIAFIKEELLLVLGTSSSETALPGMMEKMRRLGCAESTVGFVIPTGYSFNLDGTNIYMTMAAIFLAQATNTPLSVGQQISLLLVAMISSKGASGVTGAGFITLAATLSAVPTVPMASLALLVGIDRFMSECRALTNLVGNGVATVAISRWENEVTGEQLKAVLLHKREANAAPLGENGDGAAKGSGSSTEGV; translated from the coding sequence ATGAACGCCATCTCTGCACCCGCCCCAAACGCCACCGTGCCACCTCGCAAGCCGTGGTACCGGATTCTGTATATCCAGGTGTTGCTTGGAGTGTTCCTGGGGATTCTCACCGGCTATTTCTTCCCGGAATCCGGCAAGGCGCTGAAGCCGCTTGGCGATGGCTTCATCAAGCTGGTGAAGATGATCATCGCACCCATCATCTTCTGCACCGTCGTCCACGGTGTCGCCTCCATGGGAGACCTGAAAAGGCTCGGGCGCATCGGGGTGAAGGCACTCGTCTACTTTGAGGTCGTCTCTACCATCGCTCTCTTGATCGGCCTGCTGGTGGTGAACGTCTGGAAGCCCGGCGCGGGATTCAACATCGATGTGACCAAACTGGACGCGAGTGTCGGCCAGGGCTACGCGGAGAAGGCTTCGCACGCGGCCTCCACCACGGACTTTTTCCTGAACATGATTCCGCGTTCGTACTTTGATGCGTTCGCGAGCGGAGATTTGCTACAGGTGCTGCTGGTTGCCACTCTCACCGCTTTTGCGGTGGCCGCTCTTGGTGAGAAAGGACGGCCCATTCTCCGGGCGCTTGCCCATGGGGAGAAGATTTTCTTCGGCATCATGCACATCATTGTGAAGGTGGCGCCGCTCGCCGCCTTCGGAGCCATGGCCTATACGGTGGGGAGTCACGGCATCGGCTCTCTGCAGAAGCTCTTCTCCCTGATGATGGCTTTTTACACCACGGCCATCGTGTTTGTCATCGTGGTCCTCGGCTCCATCGCATGGTGGTGTGGCTTTTCTATTTTCCGATTCATTGCCTTCATCAAGGAGGAGTTGCTTTTGGTCCTCGGTACCAGCTCATCGGAAACAGCGCTGCCGGGCATGATGGAGAAGATGCGGCGCCTGGGCTGCGCCGAGTCCACGGTTGGTTTTGTGATACCCACTGGGTACAGCTTCAATCTGGATGGGACGAATATCTACATGACCATGGCGGCCATCTTCCTCGCACAGGCCACGAACACCCCGCTGAGCGTTGGCCAGCAAATCAGCCTGTTGCTGGTGGCCATGATTTCCTCCAAGGGTGCCAGCGGTGTCACGGGTGCCGGGTTCATCACACTGGCCGCCACACTCTCCGCAGTGCCCACGGTGCCCATGGCCTCACTCGCATTGCTCGTTGGCATTGACCGCTTCATGAGTGAATGCCGTGCGCTCACGAACCTCGTGGGAAATGGCGTCGCGACCGTCGCCATCAGCCGTTGGGAAAATGAAGTGACGGGTGAACAGCTGAAAGCAGTGCTACTGCACAAGCGCGAGGCCAATGCCGCTCCGCTCGGTGAAAATGGGGATGGGGCAGCGAAGGGGAGCGGATCCTCGACGGAAGGCGTGTAG
- a CDS encoding FAD-dependent oxidoreductase: MIRLSAFSRFAPALCALGLPLFAATESDVIVYGSTPGGFCAAIAAAREGSSVILLEPTDHVGGVNTGGLSFSDSNQTVRSTVMGLFDEWHLRVEKDYQQRGVTLPYQVSVKDSAKWTYEPHVAARVTKQMLDEAGVKVLTKRVLKSVTKDGARIKQLATTDGDFAAKVYVDATYEGDLMAQAGVSWTIGREGRKEYNESFAGKQYPKAKMAISGLDASGRPLPLVTTTDAGAEDEGDKNVMVYSFRLCLTKDPANRVPFPKPANYDPARFEVVRRYYLQERRPHLLWDLYPLPGNKVDANNGIGKQFSMGLVGACNGWSEADEEGRAKIWEAHKQYTLELYHFLTTDAAVPEHLRRELAEYGLSKDEFANYGHWSPQLYVREGRRMKGMYVVSQKDIMDEPAKEDPIVVSSFPIDSHDCQRVATADGVVNEGTIFPVRMAGRRNGFPYHIPYRAILPKAEECDNLLVPVALSCTHVAISSIRVEPTWMILGQSAGIAASMSAKQGAPVQRLEYPALRERLLAQKQVLALPVLPPLPPEPKGAVSIDPKSLPGIVLDDERAELKGEWGRTANFKPHIGTGYLHDDRRADGNSVAIFRFKAPESGRYEVRMAYSPHETRAAKVPVTIQSGEHKVEIFVDQTKPLPSGEAFRSVGSVQLDRDVETVIQISNKGTEGFVIMDALQLLKQKE, translated from the coding sequence ATGATTCGCCTTTCCGCTTTCTCACGCTTCGCGCCAGCCCTCTGTGCGCTGGGCCTGCCGCTGTTCGCCGCCACAGAGTCGGATGTGATTGTCTACGGCTCCACGCCCGGAGGTTTCTGCGCAGCCATCGCTGCAGCACGTGAAGGTTCCTCAGTCATCCTGCTGGAACCCACAGATCATGTCGGTGGAGTGAATACGGGCGGGCTGAGCTTCAGCGATTCCAATCAGACCGTGCGGTCCACGGTGATGGGGTTGTTTGATGAGTGGCATCTGCGTGTGGAAAAGGACTACCAGCAGCGTGGAGTCACACTGCCTTATCAGGTCAGCGTGAAAGATAGCGCGAAGTGGACCTACGAACCTCACGTGGCGGCGAGAGTCACCAAACAAATGCTCGATGAAGCCGGGGTGAAGGTGCTGACGAAACGCGTGCTGAAGAGTGTGACCAAGGACGGAGCCCGCATCAAGCAGCTGGCGACCACGGATGGCGATTTCGCTGCGAAGGTCTACGTGGATGCGACTTATGAAGGCGACCTCATGGCTCAGGCAGGTGTGAGCTGGACGATTGGCCGTGAGGGGCGGAAAGAATACAACGAGTCGTTTGCGGGCAAGCAGTATCCCAAGGCAAAGATGGCCATCTCAGGACTGGATGCCTCAGGTCGCCCGCTGCCGCTCGTCACCACCACGGACGCTGGCGCGGAGGACGAAGGAGACAAGAATGTGATGGTCTACAGCTTCCGGCTCTGCCTGACCAAGGACCCTGCGAACCGCGTGCCATTCCCCAAACCGGCGAACTATGACCCTGCGCGCTTCGAAGTGGTGCGCCGTTATTACCTCCAGGAAAGGAGGCCGCATCTGCTGTGGGATCTGTACCCGCTGCCAGGCAACAAGGTGGATGCGAACAACGGCATCGGGAAGCAATTCTCCATGGGTCTCGTGGGCGCATGCAATGGATGGAGCGAGGCAGATGAGGAAGGGCGGGCAAAAATCTGGGAAGCCCACAAGCAGTACACACTGGAGCTCTATCACTTCCTCACTACGGATGCAGCCGTGCCGGAGCACCTGCGCCGTGAGCTTGCCGAGTATGGATTGAGCAAGGATGAATTCGCAAACTACGGCCACTGGTCCCCCCAGCTCTATGTGCGTGAGGGCAGGCGCATGAAGGGCATGTATGTGGTGAGCCAGAAGGACATCATGGATGAGCCCGCGAAGGAGGACCCCATTGTGGTTTCCTCCTTCCCGATTGATTCCCATGATTGCCAGCGTGTCGCCACGGCGGACGGAGTCGTGAATGAAGGCACCATCTTCCCCGTGCGTATGGCCGGTCGCAGGAATGGATTTCCCTATCACATCCCGTATCGCGCCATCCTGCCAAAAGCGGAGGAGTGCGATAACCTGCTGGTGCCTGTGGCACTGTCCTGCACACACGTCGCCATCTCCTCCATCCGTGTGGAGCCCACGTGGATGATTCTCGGCCAGAGTGCGGGCATCGCTGCGTCAATGAGTGCGAAGCAAGGTGCGCCCGTCCAGCGTCTTGAGTATCCCGCGCTGCGCGAGCGGTTGCTGGCGCAGAAGCAGGTGCTGGCACTGCCAGTGCTCCCACCACTGCCTCCGGAGCCCAAGGGGGCGGTGAGCATCGACCCCAAGAGCCTGCCCGGCATCGTGCTCGATGATGAGAGGGCGGAACTGAAGGGTGAGTGGGGCCGCACCGCCAACTTCAAGCCGCATATCGGCACGGGCTATCTCCATGATGATCGGCGCGCCGATGGCAACTCGGTGGCGATCTTCCGTTTCAAGGCTCCAGAGTCCGGCCGCTATGAAGTGCGCATGGCCTACTCTCCCCATGAAACGAGAGCCGCCAAGGTGCCGGTGACCATCCAGAGCGGAGAGCACAAGGTGGAGATTTTCGTGGATCAGACCAAGCCGCTTCCCTCCGGCGAGGCCTTCCGCAGCGTGGGCTCAGTGCAGCTCGATCGCGATGTGGAAACGGTCATTCAGATCAGCAACAAGGGCACGGAGGGTTTTGTCATCATGGATGCCCTGCAGCTTCTGAAGCAGAAGGAATGA